ATCAGTAATTGGTCCGCCAACGATCCGGCCGACAAAGTATCTTGACACGCGGGAGCGTTCGAGAGGAGCGAGACATGGCGACCGAGTCGGCAACCAACGACGATCACTGTGTGGCCTGCGGGAAACGTGCGGCCTGCGGGAAACAAAAGAGGACAACGCCGTCATCGCTGCTTCCGACGTCGGCGGCGGCGACCATCAAGCGCAAACACCCCGAGTGGTTTGGAGACGGGTCGATCTGTAACGATTGCGCCGATGAGGCGAAAGCAGCGGAGATGGAGGCCATGCTGCACGAGACAGACCCCGAGAAGCGTATCTTGGACGCGCAAGTCATCGACAGCATCCGGACAAACACGCTGCTGTCCACGCTGGGCGTCGACTTCGAGGCCGAGATCAACGCCGGCGAGGGCACGCTCGCAACACATGTAACCGCGGCGATCGCGAGCTGGTGGTTCCCTGGTGCAATTGTCGGCGCATTGGTGTC
The Acidobacteriota bacterium genome window above contains:
- a CDS encoding DUF1003 domain-containing protein; the encoded protein is MATESATNDDHCVACGKRAACGKQKRTTPSSLLPTSAAATIKRKHPEWFGDGSICNDCADEAKAAEMEAMLHETDPEKRILDAQVIDSIRTNTLLSTLGVDFEAEINAGEGTLATHVTAAIASWWFPGAIVGALVSWLVFNVMTRPFEPYPLVSLAVVSAFLATMAALEVPFIIRAQRWQRKQAKIAAENDYRLNLKAELEIRYLDEKIDVVIQTQARLLETLERLESDRN